A section of the Rummeliibacillus pycnus genome encodes:
- the tatC gene encoding twin-arginine translocase subunit TatC: MNNTELTIVEHIEELRKRLIIVAVFFVIAVISSFFLAEPLIHFLQYSSEAKQLQLHSFKITDPVNIYFQVIFVLAIVMTSPVILYQFWAFISPGLYAKERRATLRYIPYIVLLFVGGVMFSYEVLFPYMIKFMADMSAQLDVEQTIGINEYFQFLLQITLPFGIVFELPIVVLFLTRLGIITPQMLSKVRKYAYFILLVISDIITPTDVMSLFIVSIPLCFLYEISIIISRIGYRKYLKAEQNHQMELAASSIEKNPSTK; this comes from the coding sequence ATGAATAATACTGAACTAACTATTGTCGAACATATAGAAGAATTAAGGAAACGGCTAATTATTGTTGCCGTTTTCTTTGTGATTGCTGTGATTAGCAGCTTTTTTTTAGCAGAACCATTAATCCATTTCTTGCAATATAGCAGTGAGGCAAAACAATTACAGCTCCATTCATTTAAGATAACGGATCCAGTAAACATTTACTTTCAGGTGATTTTTGTCCTGGCAATTGTAATGACATCACCGGTCATCCTATATCAATTTTGGGCTTTTATTAGTCCGGGTTTATATGCAAAGGAACGTAGAGCAACATTAAGATATATTCCATACATTGTACTTTTATTTGTCGGTGGTGTCATGTTCTCTTACGAAGTCCTGTTTCCATACATGATTAAATTCATGGCCGATATGTCTGCTCAGTTAGATGTAGAGCAAACTATTGGTATTAATGAATATTTCCAATTTTTATTACAGATTACATTACCATTTGGAATTGTATTTGAGTTACCCATCGTAGTTCTATTCTTAACGCGTTTAGGGATCATTACACCACAAATGTTATCGAAAGTTCGCAAATATGCCTACTTCATCTTGTTAGTAATTTCGGACATTATAACACCAACAGATGTTATGTCATTGTTTATTGTATCTATTCCGCTTTGCTTTTTATACGAGATTAGTATTATTATTTCTCGTATCGGCTACCGTAAATATTTGAAAGCTGAGCAAAATCATCAAATGGAACTTGCAGCAAGTTCTATTGAAAAAAATCCTTCTACCAAGTAA
- a CDS encoding CPBP family intramembrane glutamic endopeptidase, with protein sequence MKSKKTALYILLIYIAMQLSSFLFLRPLVHFIQGRHPEMSKSELILTSQGWYIFISMGFALLISLILTSRDQTFWKIYKGSKASIPSSILWGITGFFMVFVGQSIGAMIEGSLGITQKSENTATLVSIADVAPITIIALVFIGPILEEFIFRRVIFGSLVQTTNFFIAAIVSSIVFALIHLDFKHIIIYAISGFIFAFLYHKTKRIMTSIIAHMMLNGFVTVFQLYQEPIRKFLEQYQ encoded by the coding sequence TTGAAATCTAAAAAAACAGCACTATATATTTTATTGATTTACATTGCGATGCAATTATCCTCTTTCCTATTTTTGCGTCCATTGGTCCACTTTATTCAAGGACGTCATCCGGAAATGAGTAAAAGTGAACTCATATTGACTTCGCAAGGTTGGTATATTTTTATCAGTATGGGTTTTGCGCTTTTAATCTCCCTTATATTAACTTCTCGTGATCAAACCTTTTGGAAGATTTATAAAGGAAGTAAGGCTTCAATACCTTCATCTATCTTGTGGGGTATAACTGGCTTCTTTATGGTATTTGTTGGTCAATCTATCGGTGCTATGATTGAAGGATCTTTAGGCATTACTCAAAAATCAGAAAATACGGCAACCCTTGTTTCAATAGCAGATGTTGCGCCAATTACTATAATAGCGCTCGTATTTATTGGACCAATTCTTGAAGAATTTATTTTTAGACGTGTTATATTTGGTTCATTAGTACAAACTACAAATTTCTTTATTGCAGCTATAGTTAGTTCTATAGTATTTGCACTAATTCACCTAGATTTCAAACACATCATAATATATGCAATATCGGGTTTTATATTCGCATTTCTGTATCACAAAACGAAACGAATTATGACATCTATTATTGCTCATATGATGCTTAATGGATTTGTTACTGTTTTTCAATTATATCAAGAACCAATTCGAAAATTTTTAGAACAATACCAGTAA
- the groES gene encoding co-chaperone GroES, which yields MLKPLGDRIIIEVIEAEEKTAFGIVLPDSAKEKPQEGKVVAVGTGFLTDGGNVVPLNVKEGDNIIFSKYSGTEVKYEGKEYLILRESDVLAIVE from the coding sequence TTGTTAAAACCATTAGGCGATCGTATTATTATCGAAGTTATCGAAGCTGAAGAAAAAACTGCATTCGGTATCGTACTACCAGACTCTGCAAAAGAGAAACCTCAAGAAGGTAAAGTTGTTGCAGTTGGTACTGGATTCTTAACTGATGGTGGCAATGTAGTTCCACTTAATGTAAAAGAAGGGGACAACATTATCTTCTCTAAATATTCAGGAACAGAAGTAAAATATGAAGGTAAAGAATACTTAATCCTTCGTGAATCAGACGTTCTAGCAATCGTTGAATAA